From the Candidatus Binataceae bacterium genome, the window GGGCGACCTTAGCCGCCGACTGCGGATTGTCTGCCGGTACGACCCATTTGTAGAGTTGATCGGGGAATCCAGGTTGGTTGACGCTCTTCGGCTCAGCCGACCGTCCCGCCTTGGGTGCGGGGACGGTGGCTCGTGCCACGAGTCCGCTGCCGATGACTGCGGCCGCGGCTAGCGCGGTTAGGGTGGCGAAGAACCTCGCAGACATGGCCGTCCTCCGCAGCCAGATGCCGGCACTGTCTTACGCCGGCGCTTCGATCGCGGCCTCGCCTATTCGGCCAACAACCAGGCGATTGGTTGCTCACAGTCCTGCTGACTGGAGCAAACTCTCCGTAGCGAGTGACGAACAGCGTGATGCTACGCTAGCACGCCTGTCAGTGCTGACCAAAGAATAATTTGTAGAGTGACCAGACCCCGCCTAACCCAGCCGGACGTACTCGAAGTCCAGTGGCTGGCCGTTGATGCCCTTGGCGGGCGGCGCGATCCATCCGGCCACCTTGCCCGGTTGGTACACTGCTCGCATCAGCTCGGCGTTGCGCGTGCGATCTTCCTCGGTCGGCAGCCATGCGCCGCGGCGCGCCGCGAACTCCTCGGCCGACAGCCGGTTGCCCTGTGGATCGTAGCAGGCCGTGGCGAATGCGCCGACCTTGCGGTTGAAAGCGGGATGCGGAAGCGTCAGGCGCTCGCCAAGGCCGCGCGCGGCAAGCTCGCGGTTCCATCGCGCCAGCCCGCGCTCGCAGTCCTGGACGTAGGCGTCACGCAGGATCGCGTTCATCGCCCGGCGCAGCGGGATACGCTGCATTTCTCCGCCTGGCATCCGCAGTTCGTAGTAGCCCTCGAGCGCGCGATGGTCCCCGTACACTCCGGAAGTGTGCTCTCGAAAGCGTCCCTTAAGCCCGGCGGCAAAGTAGGTCGCGGCGTTGCTCGAATCTTCCGCGCCGAAGAGGTCAAGGCTCTCCGAGAACCACAAGTTGATATACTTCTGGATCACGCCGAGGGGGATCGCGCCGAGCGCGTAGAGGTCCGCGCGCCCTGAATCCTTCATCAGATCGGCGCTGCGCTGCACGACGCGCTGCACGCCGGTCTCGCCGACGAACATGTGATGTGCTTCCTCGGTGAGCATGAAGCGGGTGGTGCGCGAGAGCGGATCGAAGCCGCCTTCGGAGAGCGACTCGAGCTGATATTTGCCGTCGCGGTCGGTGAACATCGCGAAACAGAAGAAGTCCAGCCAGTCGCGGATCGGCGCGTTGAAGGCGTTCAGGATACGTGGATGGTCGCGATGGCCGCTGCGCCGGACGAGCAGCTCTTCGGCCTCCTCGCGTCCGTCGCGGCCGAAGTAGCGATGGAGCAGGTAAACCATCGCCCACAGATGGCGCGCTTCCTCGACGTTGACCTGGAACAGGTTGCGCAGGTCGTAGAGCGACGGCGCCGTCTTGCCCAGATGGCGCTGCTGCTCGACCGAGGCCGGCTCGGTGTCGCCCTGGGTCACAATGATGCGGCGCAGTTCCTTGCGCAGCTCACCCGGCACCTGCTGCCACGGGTCGAGATCGGCATGGTCGCCGAAGCCAATCCTGCGTCGCTCGGGCGGGGCCAGAAAAATCCCCCATTGGTACTCGGGCATCCGCACGTAGGCGTAATGCGCCCAGCCGTCGGCCGAGGCACCGATGGCCGTGCGCAGATAGACCTGCGAAGTGTCAAAGCCGTCGGGACCGACCTCGTTCCACCATTGAAGAAAGCGCGGATGCCAGGTCGCGAGCGCGCGCCGCAGCTGCGGGTCGCTGTCGAGCTCAACGTTGTTGGGAATTTCACCGTGCATGGATAACTCCGAATCGCGGCTGTGCGCGGTTCAGGTGCGCCGGAAATCGAACTGCGGACTTTGCGGCTGGCCGTAAAGCCTGAGCGCCCCGTGCTCGCCGACCGCGTTGGGGCGCTGGAAAATCCAGTTCTGCCACGCCGAGAGCCGCCCGAAAATCCGCGTCTCCATCGTCTCCGGCCCGGCGAAGCGGATGCTCGCCTCCATCGCGGTCAGGGCGTCGGGCGAGAGCGACAGCCGCTCGCTTATCGCAAGCCGCAGCTCCTCTTCCCAGTCAAGCTCGTCGGGCGCGACGGTGGCGAGCCCCGCTTCCAGCGCCTCGTCGGCGTCGAAGACCCGTGCGGAGGCAAGCGCGACGGCGTGTGCGGGGTCGGCCACGAAGCGGGTTTGCAGGCGGCTTAGCCCGTTGCTCATCGGCAGCGCGCCCGCATTGAGCGGACCAGTCGCGATTCGCGCGCCGGCGCCGCTCTTCATGTATATCCGGTCGGCGGCGAGCGCGAGCTCGAGCAGCCCGCCGCCGAAGCACGCGCCGGGTTCGACGAGCGCGAAGAAGCTCTTGGCGGTGAGGTCGAGCCGCTTGAGCACGCGTTTCATCAGCAGAATCGTTTCGTTGATGAACCAGTCGGCGCGCCGCTCCCACATCCGGCGCTCCAATTCGAGCACGCGCTCGAGCTCGCCCTGGGACCTGATCAGTACCAACCCGATCTCTGGATAGTTGCAGCGCAGGCGAAGCAGCGCGTCGTCGATTTCACGGAACAGCCTGAGTGGATAGAAGTCGGCCCCCAGCGCCGCGGGCTCGGCGGGAATCGCGGGCACGCCCGCCGGCCCTTCAACGATCATTTCGGCGAGGCGCCGGCTGCGCTCGAGCCGCAGCGTCAGATGGCGGTAGCGGATCTGCTCGTCGCTCTCCGCGGGCGAGAGCGCGTCGAGCGTGATGCCCGCGCGCCCGGCGCGCGCCGGATCGACGAGCGCCTCGACGCGCGCCTCGACTGCCGCGTCAAAGCGCGAGCGCGGCGCGATCGCATCCACCAATCCCCATTTCACCGCCCGCTCGCCGCGCACGCCCTCGGCGAGCGTGACGAAGAGGTCGGCGAGGTCGCGCCGCACCTTGCGCTTGTCCACCAGCCGAATCAGCCCGCCCGTGCCCGGCAGCACCCCTAGGTAGGGGATCTCGGGCAGGCTCACCGCGGAACGGCGGTCGTCCACCAGGATGAGCTCGTCGCAGGCCAGTGCCAGTTCGTAGCCGCCGCCGCTGCACGTGCCGTTGAGCGCCGCCAGATAGCGCTGGCCGCTGTGCCGGCTGGCGTCCTCGATTGCAAGCCGGGTCTCGTTGGTGAACTTGCAGAAATTGACCTTGAAACCGTGCTCGGAGCGAGCGAGCATGAAAATGTTGGCGCCGGCGCAGAACATCCCCTCGGTCGCGCTGCTCAGCGTGACCACGCTGACGCCCGGATGCTCGAAGCGCAGGCGCATGACGGCGTCGGCGAGCTCGATATCAACGCCGAGGTCGTAGGAGTTGAGCTTGAGCGCGTAGCCGGGGCGCAGGCCGCCGTTTTCGTCCACCTTTATCAGCAGGCGGGCGCGGTCGCGCTCGGCCTCGAGCTTCCAATGACGGTAGCGGCACGGCTCGGTCTCGAAACGGATCGGCTCTTCCATGGTTCCTGGCGACGGTTCGGCCCCAAGGGCACTCTATGCGATATAATGCATCTGATGTCAAGCATCATTATGCATGTGGAAGCGTCGCGGGAGCTGCGCGGCCGCGATGCGTGCGCGGCGGATCGTTGCCAGCAAGTCGCGCAGCGACTGTGCGGGAGTTCTGCCCGCGGTGTCGAGCCGGGCGTCGGCCTTGGCGTACAGCGGCTCGCGCTGGGCGAGGATCCGCCGCATGTCGGCCATCGCCTGCGTCGCGCTGACCCCGGCGCTCATCCGGTAGTCGCCCTGGCGCCGCACGCGCTCCCAGTACTCGCGGGGCGAAGCCTGCAACCAGACCGTGTAGCAGGACTCGAGCAGGCGCTCGAAAGTGGACAGTTCGGAAACGAGGCCGCCGCCCGCCGCAATCACGACTTGCGCGTGCGCGCGCAGCAGACTCTCGACCGCGCGCCGCTCGTAGCGCCGGTAGGCGGCCTGGCCGAGGAGGTCGAATATCTCGCCGACGCTCATCCCCGCGGCGCGCTCGATTTCGCGGCTGAGCTCCACGAAGCGCCAGCCGAGCCGTTTCGCAAGCGCCGCGCCAAGCGTGCTCTTGCCGGCGCCGCGCAGTCCGATTAGCGCGATTCGCTCGAGCCGTGCCGGTCGTTCGCCGAAGCGCCGCGCGAGCAGCGCGGCAGCCTCGGCCAGTTCGGCGGGCGAGAGCCGACGCAGGCGCTCGGCCAGCAGTGCGTATTCCACTGGCGGCACCTCTTCGCCGACCAGCTCGGCGAGCGGGACGTCAATTGCGGCAGCGACGCGTCTGAGCAGCGTGATCGAGAAATTGCCGCATCCGGCTTCGAGCTGGGCAAGATAGCGCTCCGAAACTCCCGAGTCGTGGGCCAGCATCCGGCGCGTCATTCCGTGGCGTGCGCGCGCGTCGCGCACGCGCGCGCCGAGCAGCTTCAGGAATTGCGCAGGGCCGCCGCCGCGATCGCCGTCCGGATGCGGAGCGGCGCGGCGCGCGGTGCGCGGCGATGGGCGTCCGTTGCGTTCCCCAACATGTGTCCGTGGATGCATTATAATGCATCCAGTGATATACGAAATCGCGCCCGGGCGGCAAGAGCGGACGGAGCCCGACCGCCTAGTAGCCGCCTGGGGTCGCGGTCGCCGCGGGCGCCGGCGCGGGTTCCGACGAGTAGCTCGAAGAATAGCTGTACGGATTAGGTGCCGCGCACGCCGCAACCCCAAGCCCGAGGATTAGTGCGAGTGCCAAGGAAAAGAGCGTCCTCATCGCCGGATCCTCCCGCGGCTGGCAAACGGGATCGAAGGCCGCACGGTTCCCCGGGACAGAAACAGCCCTTCGTGCGGCAGCTAGGTCGGCCGGCGCGACTTTTCGCCCGGCGCAAGATGCAGCTCGGCGACCGGGTTCAAACCGGAAGTCCAATGGAGGTTGCGCCGGAAGACCTCCATGTCATGGCCGGGAACCACGCGCGGCAGCTTGTCGCCGATTATCCCGGCCATCCGCTCGAACACCTTCATCACGTTCCACGGATTGCCCTGGATATAGCCCGGCGGCCACATCTTCTCGAGGTTCGCGTACCAGTACAGGCAGTCGCCGGCGGCGATATGCGGACCCGCCGAGGTTTCGATCTCCACCCACTGCGAGCCGAAGGTGTGCGATTCGGCGGCGAGCCTGCAGGTGACACCGGGCGCGACCTCGCGGTCGCCATCGAGCAAGGTCACGCGCCCGGCGCGGAGCGCCTCGTCGAAGCGGTCGAAGTTCTCCCAGTTGATCGAGGACAGCGCCCACGAACCCGAACCGGCAGTCCTGATCAGTTCGCCGCGGCGCAGGCGCGTCCAGCCTTCGTACTCCGCGCGCTGGACATATACGCGCGCGTTGGGAAACGCGCCGACATTGCCGGCGTGGTCGGCGTGCATGTGGGTCAGGATTACGGTATCGACCTCCTCCGGCCGGAAGCCGATCTTGCCCAGCACCGCCGCGGGCCATTCGATGTGGGTGAACACGCCGGACAGCTTTTCTTCGGCCGAGGCGAAGCCGCTTTCGCCGAATCCGGTGTCGATCGCGATTACGCGCCGTTGCGCGCTCGCCGGCGCGGAGACCAGCAGCGTGTAGAGCATCGGGATTTCGAACGTCCCGGTGTTGCTGGCGATGGGCGAACCGCCCATAAAGTCGCCCGACACCATCGTGCGCGCATAGCAGAGCACCCAGATCGAATAGTCAGCCGCCATCGCTTTCTCCCCGCTCGATTCGCCGCCCTGCGGCCGGCCCACGAAGCCGGCATCCGGCGCGCCACGCTCACGCGCTGAACTCGACCACCGCCGCACCGCTGCCCCAGATCGAGCCGTAGCCCAGGAGCTTGCCGGTGATGCGCCCGGCTTCCATCGCGCCCATCAGCCAGTAGTAGCCCTTGAACTGCATGTCGGCGCCGGTCTTCGCCGCGTAATCCGGCACGCGGTCCATCGCCTCCCTGCATTTGCCCGCGGCCATCAGGTCGAGCATCGCGCGGTTGTGCGCGTCATCCTCGGGGCTTGCGATATGGTCCTCAGCGTCGCTTATCTCGCGCGTGAAGTAATGGCCCGACAGGCCGCTGGACAAGACCGCAACGGCGCGCCTGCCGAGCGCGCGGACCGCGTCAGCGGCGGCGCGGCCCAGCGCGAGCTCCTCCTCGCGTCCCGCATAAATGTTGCACGACATGCAGACGACCGGGATTTCGTTTTTCGGGTTTAGAAAGTCGAGGGCGACCAGGGTGCCGGTGTCCACCGGGAAGCCTTCGTAATCGACTGCGCGTACCTGGAGGCCCGCGGCGGTTCCGAGTTCGATCGTCTTGCGCGCCAGTTCGACGTCGGTGCGGAAGTCGTACGGCAGATCGCCGAGGTCGTACCAGTTTTCGTCAACGTGCAGGCCGCACGGGTTTGCGCGCGCCTGCACCAGATGCCCGAGCACGGAAATCCACTGCGTGCTGAAGATCACCAGCACGTCGGGCCGCGCCTCGAGCGCGTTGGCGCCCGCCGTCCGGCACGCCCGGCGCAGCTCCTGGCGGCTCGCCGCGTCGCGCGGCAGCATCACGTGCGGCATGCCCGGCATCAGGTAGCCGCGGACGATTCGCCCCTCAGGCATCGGCGTTGGCTCCGTCGCCGCCCGCCGCCGAGAGGTCCCATTCGACCACCGCGTTGCCGGTAGCGATCACGCTCCAGTAGCCGTGCACGCGCGCCGGGACCTTCGGAAATCCCATCGCCGCGAGCATCCAGAACAGCCCGCCCGACTTCACCTCGGCGCCGGTCCTTTCGATAAACTCGGGCAGCACCGCCAGCAGCTCGTCCATCCTGCCCGAGCGCATCAGCCCGAGCACGCGCATGTCCCACAGGTAGTTGGCGTGGCTGAAGACGTGCTCCTTGCTCATGTCCTCGGGCAGGTTGGGGTCGGGCTCGCGATCGAAGTGCAAGTGCGAGAGCGTATTGCTCGCGGCGAGCACGGCGCGCCGGCCGGTCTTCTCGATCGCGCGGCGCGTGGCGCGGCCGAGCTTGTACATTTCTTCGATCCCGACGTTGAGCGAGAAGTAGTAGGGCGAATTGTTCGCGCTGAGGCTCAGGATCGGGATGTCCCAGTCGGGATTGAGCATGTGCGAGGTGACGATCGTTCCGTAGTCGAGGCGAAAGTTGGGGTTGGTCATCTTGCGCGCGATCAACCCCTCGGCGCGCGCCTCGTCGTATACCGCGTCGGCCAGCTCGACGTCGATCGCGGTGTCGAACCTGTAGCGGAACAGATGCGGGAAGATCGGATCGACCGAGAGCCCTTTAAGGCGCGGCACGCGGCTGACGTGATGGCCGACCAGCGTCATCCAATGCGGCGTGTGGACGACGATCACATCGGGTTTGAGCTGTTTGATCTTCGCGCGGCAGTTGTCGTACGCCCAGCGCAGGACCTCCCATCCGCCGCTCGAACGCGGGATGTTCTGCGGAGGATTCTCGCCGTAAACCAGATGTGGCGGATGCGGAGCGATGAAGCCGCAGACGATCGAGCCTTTGCCAGCCATCTCCGGGCGCCCTCCGGGCGATTTGGTTTTGTTCTGCGCCCCCGGGCCGTCCGAGGGCGGGCCGAGTCTACTCTCTTGTCGCGTCGTTGGGGAAGCGAGCGGCGCGACGCCCGACCTTTGCGCGGTCACCGTTGACGCCGAATCGGCGATAGCGGATAAGGCAGGAACGGCGGCCCGCCGCGCCCGTCCGGGGGAATCCATGGAACTGACAGAATTGCGCAGACGAATCCGCGGCAACGTGACCTCTACGGACGACGGCGGTTACGAGGCCCTGCGCCGCGCGATGGTGTGGAATCGGCTGGTGCCGCAGCGCCGGCCGCGCGCAATCGTCGAAGCCGCCAGCGAAGCCGACGTGGTCGAGGCGGTTCGCTTTGCACGCTCCAACGGGTTCAAGGTGGCGATCCGCGGCGCCGGGCATAGCTGGGTCGGCTTCGCGCTGCGCGACGACAGCCTGTTGATCGATCTGGGCCGGCTGAACAACGTAGCGATCGACCGTGCGCGGCGCAGCGCGACGATTGGTCCCGCCGTGCGCGGTCGCGAATTCAACCGGATGCTGGCCGCGCAAGGCCTGGCGTTTCCGGTCGGCCATTGCCCGACCGTCGCGATGAGCGGGTTTCTGCTCAACGGCGGGCTTGGCTGGAACTTCAACGCCTGGGGGCCGGGCTGCTTCAGTATCACCGCGGCGAGGGTGGTGACCGCGGACGGCCGCCAGGTCATCGCGAGCGAGAGAGAGAACTCGGATCTATTGTGGGCGATCCGCGGCGCGGGGCCGGGGTTCTTCGGCGTGATCACCGAATACTCACTGCGGCTTTATCCCGCGCCGGCGGCGATCACGACCAGCAATTACTACTATCCGCTCGAGCGGGCGGAAGAGGTCGGCGCGTGGGCCGGTAAGATTGCGCGCCAGCTACCGAAGCACGTCGAGATGACGATTTTGACCGCGGCCGCGCCGCCCGCGATCGCGGGCCGATGCGCTTCCAGCCGCGGCTTTGCCTGCCTCGTGAGCGCGACCGCGTTCGTCGATAGCCCGAACGAAGCGGCTTCCACGCTGGCCATCCTCGACAGTTGCCAGGTCGCCGGCCTGCTCAAGGAGCCGAACCTGCCCACGCCGATCGACACCCTGCACGACGTGGGCGCGATGGCGTGGCCGGAGGGCCATCGTTATCTTGCCGACACGTTGTGGACGAACTCGCCGCCGGGCGCGGTGCTGGCGACTTTGCGCGATAACTTCATGCGAGCGCCGTCGCCGAAGTCGCATGGGGTCTTCGTGCCGGCGACCGGGCCGCGCTCGCCGCTGCCGGACGGCGCCTATTCGATGACGGGCGACGCGCTGCTGCTGTGTTATGCGGTATGGGAGCGCGTCGAGGATGACGCCGCCAACGCGGCGTGGCATCGCACGACGGTTGCGGCCCTCGATCCCTACGCCATTGGCCACTACGTTGGCGAATCGGACATCATCGGCGACCCACGCCGCGCGCAACGCTCCTACGCCCGGGCCAACTGGGAACGCCTGCAGGCGCTGCGCCGCAAGTACGATCCCGACGGGCTATTCCCCGCGCGCTTCGACGAGTAGCCGTCAACGGGCGCGGCGGAATTTGGGCAGCGTCACCTGGGGCGTGACGTCGTCGAAGACAACCTCGACCGGCATCCCGAGCGCCAACTCGTCGGGCTTGATGTCAGTCACCCACGCCACCATCCGCACGCCCTCCTCGAGCTCGACCACCACTACCGGGTATGGCACCATCGGCGCGAACTGCGGCAGGAAGGGCTGCGCCGCGACGGTCCACGAAAAAATCTTGCCTTTGCCCGACGAGCGCGCCCATTCGAACTTGAACGAGCCGCACCTCGCGCACATGTCGCGCGGGATATGCCGCCACGCGCCGCAATCGGCGCATCGCTGGAAGCGCAGTTCATGCGCATGGCAGTACTTGTAGAAATCCTCGGCCGGCCCGCGCATCCGCGGCAGCGGCAGCTTGTATTCGCTCTGCGTCTCGGCCATCGCGCTACCTCCTCAGGATCGCCAGTCCGCCGTCGCCGAAGTCGCCCCATCCAGTGACCAGCCCGACCTCGGCGTCCTTGACCTGGCGCTCGCCGCATTGGTGGCGCAACTGGCGCGTGGCCTCGACGATGTGGTTGATGCCCCAGACGTGGGCCTCAGAATGAAGCCCGCCGTGGGTGTTGAGCGGCAGCTCACCGCCGAGCCCGATCCGCTCCATCGTGACGAAGTCCTTGACCTCGCCGCGTTTGCACAGGCCGAGCGCTTCCATCTGGAGCATCACCACGTAGGTGAAGCAGTCGTAGATTTCGGCGAAGTCGAGGTCCTGCGGTGTCACGCCGGCCATCTTGAACGCCTTGGGTGCGGCGAAGCTGAGCCCGATGACGAACGGGTCGGGACGCGCGGGGATGTCGTCGGCGGGGTAGGGATGGCCCTCGGCGACGCCCGAGATGTACACCGGCGGACATTTGAGGTCGCGCGCGCGTTCGGGCGAGGTGACGATCACGGCGCCGGCGGCGTCGGTTTCCAGGCAGCAGTCGTACAGGCGGAACGGATAGGAGACCCATCGCGCCTTGAGATAGTCGTCCATGGTCAGCGGCCGCCCGCGCATGAGGGCCTGCGGATTGAGCTGAGCATGCTTGCGCGAGGTCAGCGCGATCGTGCCCATCGCCTCGAACGGCGTGCCGTACGTTTTCATGTGGCGGGTGGCGAGCCAGGCGTACCATTGCACCGGCGCCATCGCGCCATACGGCAGGTAGTAGGCGCCGATCGTTCCCGCCAGCGGACCCGGCGGCGCCGAGCTGCGGCCGCCCCCGCCGCCCGCGCTCACCCGCATCACCGAGTACCCGTTCCATCCGCACGGCACCAGCACGCAGTTGGCGACGCCAAACGCGATCGCCATCGCCGCGCTTTGCAGTGCGACCACCGGGCTCGCGCCGCCCATCTGGACGTAGGTCGAGTAGCGCAGATCCTCGATCCCCAGGTTGGCCGCGAAGTGCTCGGCGCTGGCGCCGAGCGGCGGGCCGACGATGCCGTCGATGTCGTGCGGCCGAAGTCCGGCGTCGTCGAGCGCCCTTGCCGACGCTTCGAGCATCAGTTGCAGTTCGGTCTTGCCCGAGCCGCGGGTGAACGCGCTCTCACCCACGCCGACGATGCATGCCTTGTCCTTAAGTGATTCCATCCAGGTTCACCCACACTCGCGCCGTGGTTCCGTCGCCGCGGCGTCGCTTAGGGCGGAGCGAATCGACGTCGAGTCGCCTTACGCACGCCGCCGATCTCCTTACCATGATTGGGCGCGTGAGTGTTATATCCAAAGCAGCGAGTCGCGCGGCGTGAGAGCCGGCGCGGCTGGGAGGATCACGATGGCGACGTTCGTCCTTGTGCATGGGGCATGGCACGGCGGGTGGTGCTACAAGCGGGTCGCGGCCCATCTGCGTGCCGCCGGCCATGAAGTCTATACGCCGACGATGACCGGTGATGGCGAGCGCGCACATCTGATGAGTCGCGCGGTCAACCTCGAAACCCACATCCAGGACATTCTCGGCGTGTTGCGCTGGGAGGAACTCAGCGAGGTCGTGCTGTGCGGCCATTCGTACGGCGGGATGGTG encodes:
- a CDS encoding FAD-binding oxidoreductase, which produces MELTELRRRIRGNVTSTDDGGYEALRRAMVWNRLVPQRRPRAIVEAASEADVVEAVRFARSNGFKVAIRGAGHSWVGFALRDDSLLIDLGRLNNVAIDRARRSATIGPAVRGREFNRMLAAQGLAFPVGHCPTVAMSGFLLNGGLGWNFNAWGPGCFSITAARVVTADGRQVIASERENSDLLWAIRGAGPGFFGVITEYSLRLYPAPAAITTSNYYYPLERAEEVGAWAGKIARQLPKHVEMTILTAAAPPAIAGRCASSRGFACLVSATAFVDSPNEAASTLAILDSCQVAGLLKEPNLPTPIDTLHDVGAMAWPEGHRYLADTLWTNSPPGAVLATLRDNFMRAPSPKSHGVFVPATGPRSPLPDGAYSMTGDALLLCYAVWERVEDDAANAAWHRTTVAALDPYAIGHYVGESDIIGDPRRAQRSYARANWERLQALRRKYDPDGLFPARFDE
- the boxC gene encoding 2,3-epoxybenzoyl-CoA dihydrolase, with the translated sequence MEEPIRFETEPCRYRHWKLEAERDRARLLIKVDENGGLRPGYALKLNSYDLGVDIELADAVMRLRFEHPGVSVVTLSSATEGMFCAGANIFMLARSEHGFKVNFCKFTNETRLAIEDASRHSGQRYLAALNGTCSGGGYELALACDELILVDDRRSAVSLPEIPYLGVLPGTGGLIRLVDKRKVRRDLADLFVTLAEGVRGERAVKWGLVDAIAPRSRFDAAVEARVEALVDPARAGRAGITLDALSPAESDEQIRYRHLTLRLERSRRLAEMIVEGPAGVPAIPAEPAALGADFYPLRLFREIDDALLRLRCNYPEIGLVLIRSQGELERVLELERRMWERRADWFINETILLMKRVLKRLDLTAKSFFALVEPGACFGGGLLELALAADRIYMKSGAGARIATGPLNAGALPMSNGLSRLQTRFVADPAHAVALASARVFDADEALEAGLATVAPDELDWEEELRLAISERLSLSPDALTAMEASIRFAGPETMETRIFGRLSAWQNWIFQRPNAVGEHGALRLYGQPQSPQFDFRRT
- the boxB gene encoding benzoyl-CoA 2,3-epoxidase subunit BoxB yields the protein MHGEIPNNVELDSDPQLRRALATWHPRFLQWWNEVGPDGFDTSQVYLRTAIGASADGWAHYAYVRMPEYQWGIFLAPPERRRIGFGDHADLDPWQQVPGELRKELRRIIVTQGDTEPASVEQQRHLGKTAPSLYDLRNLFQVNVEEARHLWAMVYLLHRYFGRDGREEAEELLVRRSGHRDHPRILNAFNAPIRDWLDFFCFAMFTDRDGKYQLESLSEGGFDPLSRTTRFMLTEEAHHMFVGETGVQRVVQRSADLMKDSGRADLYALGAIPLGVIQKYINLWFSESLDLFGAEDSSNAATYFAAGLKGRFREHTSGVYGDHRALEGYYELRMPGGEMQRIPLRRAMNAILRDAYVQDCERGLARWNRELAARGLGERLTLPHPAFNRKVGAFATACYDPQGNRLSAEEFAARRGAWLPTEEDRTRNAELMRAVYQPGKVAGWIAPPAKGINGQPLDFEYVRLG
- a CDS encoding N-acyl homoserine lactonase family protein, which gives rise to MAADYSIWVLCYARTMVSGDFMGGSPIASNTGTFEIPMLYTLLVSAPASAQRRVIAIDTGFGESGFASAEEKLSGVFTHIEWPAAVLGKIGFRPEEVDTVILTHMHADHAGNVGAFPNARVYVQRAEYEGWTRLRRGELIRTAGSGSWALSSINWENFDRFDEALRAGRVTLLDGDREVAPGVTCRLAAESHTFGSQWVEIETSAGPHIAAGDCLYWYANLEKMWPPGYIQGNPWNVMKVFERMAGIIGDKLPRVVPGHDMEVFRRNLHWTSGLNPVAELHLAPGEKSRRPT
- a CDS encoding OB-fold domain-containing protein, which produces MAETQSEYKLPLPRMRGPAEDFYKYCHAHELRFQRCADCGAWRHIPRDMCARCGSFKFEWARSSGKGKIFSWTVAAQPFLPQFAPMVPYPVVVVELEEGVRMVAWVTDIKPDELALGMPVEVVFDDVTPQVTLPKFRRAR
- a CDS encoding helix-turn-helix transcriptional regulator, coding for MHPRTHVGERNGRPSPRTARRAAPHPDGDRGGGPAQFLKLLGARVRDARARHGMTRRMLAHDSGVSERYLAQLEAGCGNFSITLLRRVAAAIDVPLAELVGEEVPPVEYALLAERLRRLSPAELAEAAALLARRFGERPARLERIALIGLRGAGKSTLGAALAKRLGWRFVELSREIERAAGMSVGEIFDLLGQAAYRRYERRAVESLLRAHAQVVIAAGGGLVSELSTFERLLESCYTVWLQASPREYWERVRRQGDYRMSAGVSATQAMADMRRILAQREPLYAKADARLDTAGRTPAQSLRDLLATIRRARIAAAQLPRRFHMHNDA
- a CDS encoding alpha/beta fold hydrolase, which translates into the protein MATFVLVHGAWHGGWCYKRVAAHLRAAGHEVYTPTMTGDGERAHLMSRAVNLETHIQDILGVLRWEELSEVVLCGHSYGGMVITGVADRAPERIRSLVYLDAFVPGSGESMFDLMTAGSRAAFRDDAKRNGEGYLMTPIPAAVFNVNSRDAAWVDRMCVKHPLA